From a single Brassica napus cultivar Da-Ae chromosome C9, Da-Ae, whole genome shotgun sequence genomic region:
- the LOC106391340 gene encoding uncharacterized protein LOC106391340: MCPLRFLLVFFSAVLAGYFAWKTVSSSSPELIGDDDSAVELNDKQGLCFRKRMENGFWVFVDMASGKYLWRNLKEMRDKSQ, encoded by the exons ATGTGTCCTTTGAGATTCCTGTTAGTGTTCTTCTCTGCGGTCCTCGCTGGATACTTCGCGTGGAAGACGGTGAGTTCTTCTTCGCCGGAACTCATCGGAGACGACGACTCAGCGGTTGAATTGAATGATAAACAAGGACTCTGTTTCAGAAAG AGGATGGAGAATGGGTTTTGGGTGTTCGTCGACATGGCCAGCGGAAAGTACCTTTGGAGGAATCTCAAGGAGATGAGAGACAAGTCTcaatga